One genomic segment of Streptomyces sp. NBC_00239 includes these proteins:
- a CDS encoding ABC transporter permease, with protein sequence MADPVGASETVGCGGAVKAAGTAGTAEAAGTVWHARAGSGRPARSTRTLRVRAAAALVAAVVLAVVLVPVVVPLDRQAVDLAAKLLPPSWAHPFGTDEVGRDLLLRCVYGLRVSLLVGVVAALVATVIGTAVGAAAGALGGWTDRLVMRLVDTFSAVPHLLLGILVVALFRPGVWPVVVSVALTHWLSTARIVRAEMLSLRARPFVDAAVSGGASRLRIAVRHLVPGVLPQAGLAAVLMIPHAMWHESALSFLGLGLPAHEASLGTLVQSARGALLAGAWWPTLFPGIFLIVPTLAIAGLAAAWRDRLNPRTRSELML encoded by the coding sequence ATGGCTGACCCGGTGGGTGCTTCCGAGACTGTTGGGTGCGGTGGCGCCGTCAAGGCTGCCGGGACTGCCGGGACTGCGGAGGCTGCCGGGACCGTGTGGCACGCGCGGGCGGGCTCCGGCCGCCCCGCACGCTCCACCCGTACGCTGCGCGTGCGCGCCGCCGCGGCCCTCGTCGCCGCCGTGGTGCTCGCCGTCGTCCTCGTCCCCGTGGTCGTACCCCTCGACCGGCAGGCAGTCGACCTCGCAGCGAAACTCCTGCCGCCGTCCTGGGCGCACCCCTTCGGCACCGACGAAGTGGGCCGCGACCTGCTGCTGCGCTGCGTCTACGGGCTGCGCGTCTCCCTGCTCGTCGGCGTGGTCGCGGCGCTGGTCGCCACCGTCATCGGCACGGCCGTCGGAGCCGCCGCGGGCGCGCTCGGCGGCTGGACCGACCGGCTCGTGATGCGGCTCGTCGACACCTTCTCCGCCGTGCCGCACCTGCTGCTCGGCATCCTCGTCGTCGCACTGTTCCGCCCCGGCGTCTGGCCGGTGGTGGTCTCGGTGGCGCTCACGCACTGGCTCTCCACGGCCCGGATCGTGCGCGCCGAGATGCTCTCGCTGCGCGCCCGGCCCTTCGTGGACGCGGCCGTCTCGGGCGGCGCATCCCGGCTGCGGATCGCGGTTCGGCACCTGGTGCCGGGGGTGCTGCCGCAGGCCGGCCTCGCGGCCGTCCTGATGATCCCGCACGCGATGTGGCACGAATCGGCCCTGTCGTTCCTGGGCCTGGGCCTGCCCGCGCACGAGGCGAGCCTGGGCACGCTCGTGCAGAGCGCGCGCGGCGCGCTGCTCGCGGGCGCGTGGTGGCCGACCCTGTTCCCCGGCATCTTCCTGATCGTCCCGACGCTCGCCATCGCGGGCCTCGCCGCCGCCTGGCGCGACCGGCTCAACCCGCGCACCCGCTCGGAGCTGATGCTTTGA
- a CDS encoding universal stress protein, with protein MRQRVVAGVSGSLGSVTALHRAAAEARARGAELWVVLAWQPPGGLGTHRFGDVSVLTAGQEAAAARLGATLRAAFGAGPDRASRIPPAPDLTALTARGGAGEVLVDFARDADDLLVVGTGRPRRPVHRALHRSVARYCLAYATCPVMTVPPSPLQSALESVRRRNAWGLPLDARELAG; from the coding sequence GTGCGGCAACGGGTCGTGGCAGGGGTGAGCGGATCGCTGGGCAGCGTGACGGCCCTGCACCGGGCCGCCGCCGAGGCCCGCGCCCGGGGCGCGGAGCTGTGGGTGGTGCTGGCCTGGCAGCCGCCGGGCGGGCTCGGCACCCACCGGTTCGGCGACGTGTCGGTGCTCACCGCCGGCCAGGAGGCGGCGGCCGCCCGCCTCGGCGCGACCCTCCGTGCCGCCTTCGGCGCCGGGCCGGACCGCGCCTCGCGCATCCCGCCCGCGCCGGACCTGACCGCGCTGACCGCACGGGGCGGCGCGGGCGAGGTGTTGGTGGACTTCGCCCGCGACGCCGACGACCTGCTCGTCGTCGGGACCGGCAGGCCGCGGCGGCCGGTGCACCGCGCGCTGCACCGCTCGGTCGCCCGGTACTGCCTGGCGTACGCGACCTGCCCGGTGATGACGGTGCCGCCCAGTCCGCTCCAGTCCGCGCTGGAGTCCGTACGCCGCCGCAACGCGTGGGGACTGCCGCTGGACGCCCGCGAACTGGCCGGCTGA
- a CDS encoding fibronectin type III domain-containing protein translates to MRRSVGTAVLLCGLLTGCAGPAPDTQSPPAPLELTAQAGSSGSVHVMWAEADPADGVTGYQVFRGAALVRELPADKRMVDITGLTPRTAYAFSVRAEDAAGNLSPRSAEARVTTPDAAPDDRRAPGTPASLTARPDGPRAASLSWSAVTDDIGVSAYDVYQGGARIHTVDGRTTRTTVTGLLPDTVYTFTVRARDRADHSSPDSPAADVTTPHATGHAPSTAPADFRATAGPGAVELSWRAPDTGKPVGEYQLYVDGRMTTVIQWGRGAVPAGRAVYRLTVAEAAGTVWRLKLRARLPDGNWGSFSAERSVTLAG, encoded by the coding sequence GTGCGACGCTCCGTGGGAACAGCCGTCCTCCTCTGCGGCCTGCTGACCGGCTGCGCCGGACCGGCCCCCGACACCCAGAGCCCGCCCGCGCCCCTGGAGCTGACGGCCCAGGCCGGCAGCTCCGGTTCGGTGCACGTGATGTGGGCCGAGGCCGATCCGGCCGACGGAGTCACCGGCTACCAGGTTTTCCGCGGCGCCGCCCTCGTCCGCGAACTCCCCGCCGACAAGCGGATGGTGGACATCACCGGCCTTACCCCCCGGACCGCGTACGCCTTCTCCGTACGGGCCGAGGACGCCGCGGGCAACCTCTCGCCGCGCAGCGCCGAGGCGCGCGTGACCACCCCCGACGCGGCGCCCGACGACCGGCGCGCGCCCGGCACCCCGGCATCGCTGACCGCCCGGCCGGACGGGCCGCGGGCGGCGTCGCTCTCCTGGTCGGCGGTCACCGACGACATCGGCGTCAGCGCCTACGACGTGTACCAGGGCGGGGCCCGGATCCACACCGTGGACGGGCGGACCACCCGCACCACGGTCACCGGGCTGCTGCCGGACACCGTCTACACCTTCACGGTCCGCGCCCGCGACCGCGCCGACCACTCATCCCCCGACAGCCCGGCCGCCGACGTCACCACGCCGCACGCCACCGGGCACGCGCCGAGCACCGCGCCCGCCGACTTCCGGGCGACCGCCGGGCCGGGCGCGGTGGAGCTGTCCTGGCGGGCCCCGGACACCGGGAAGCCGGTCGGCGAGTACCAGCTGTACGTGGACGGGCGGATGACCACGGTGATCCAGTGGGGCCGGGGAGCCGTCCCGGCGGGCCGCGCCGTCTACCGCCTGACCGTGGCCGAAGCGGCCGGGACCGTGTGGCGGCTGAAGCTGCGCGCCCGGCTGCCCGACGGCAACTGGGGATCATTCTCCGCCGAACGATCGGTCACACTCGCAGGCTAG
- a CDS encoding ABC transporter ATP-binding protein: MRGGRYVEAVSDARFDLAAGECLALVGESGCGKSVLASALLGLLPGNAQTAGAALLADGLDLLTADERTLARTVRGRRIGLVPQSPAAHLTPVRTVRAQLAETVRELAPVPRAGLRAAAEAAADRAAFPRTHLDRYPHELSGGLAQRAATALALVGDAPLLLADEPTTGLDRALVHRTVDELRGHTRDGRALLMITHDLAAAARIADTVAVMYAGRIVELAPADAFFGVPGPRHPYARGLLAALPERDFVPLPGSPPALSALPPGCAFAARCPAADEACGRRPAFTGGLACHHPAPPEPARA; this comes from the coding sequence ATGCGCGGCGGGCGGTACGTGGAGGCCGTCAGCGACGCCCGGTTCGACCTCGCGGCGGGGGAGTGCCTCGCCCTCGTCGGCGAGAGCGGCTGCGGCAAATCCGTGCTCGCCTCCGCCCTCCTCGGCCTGCTCCCCGGCAACGCCCAGACCGCCGGCGCAGCCCTCCTCGCCGACGGCCTCGACCTCCTCACCGCCGACGAGCGCACCCTCGCCCGCACCGTACGGGGCCGCCGCATCGGCCTGGTCCCGCAGAGCCCGGCCGCGCACCTCACCCCGGTCCGTACCGTCCGCGCCCAACTGGCAGAGACCGTACGGGAACTGGCCCCGGTGCCGCGGGCCGGACTACGGGCCGCCGCGGAGGCCGCCGCTGACCGCGCCGCGTTCCCCCGCACCCACCTCGACCGGTACCCCCACGAGCTGTCCGGCGGGCTCGCCCAGCGCGCCGCCACCGCGCTGGCCCTGGTCGGCGACGCCCCGCTGCTGCTCGCCGACGAGCCCACCACCGGCCTCGACCGCGCACTCGTGCACCGCACCGTCGACGAACTGCGCGGGCACACCCGTGACGGCCGCGCCCTGCTGATGATCACGCACGACCTCGCGGCGGCCGCCCGGATCGCCGACACCGTCGCCGTCATGTACGCCGGACGGATCGTCGAACTCGCCCCCGCCGACGCCTTCTTCGGCGTGCCGGGCCCCCGGCACCCGTACGCCCGCGGGCTGCTCGCGGCGCTGCCGGAGCGCGATTTCGTGCCGCTGCCCGGCAGCCCACCCGCGCTCTCCGCGCTGCCGCCCGGCTGCGCCTTCGCCGCCCGCTGCCCGGCCGCCGACGAGGCCTGCGGCCGGCGCCCCGCCTTCACCGGCGGCCTCGCCTGCCACCACCCCGCCCCACCGGAGCCGGCCCGTGCTTGA
- a CDS encoding ABC transporter ATP-binding protein, translating to MLELRSITAGYGRGAPAVRDVSLTLAPGRATGLLGPSGCGKSTLARVAALLHRPDHGTLTVDGTTVTRWRHRAPRELRTAVGVVFQQPRLAADPRLRLRDLVAEPLRATGRRREVRTRVPELAERVGLGADLLDRRPHEVSDGQLQRACLARALVLSPRWLVCDEMTAMLDASTAAALVGVVEAYRADTGAGLLAVGHDPVLLERWCDRTVHWPDLTGGTDTSD from the coding sequence GTGCTTGAGTTGCGTTCGATCACCGCGGGCTACGGGCGCGGCGCCCCGGCCGTCCGCGACGTCAGCCTCACCCTGGCCCCCGGCCGGGCGACCGGGCTGCTCGGCCCCAGCGGGTGCGGCAAGTCCACCCTCGCCCGGGTCGCCGCGCTGCTGCACCGCCCCGACCACGGCACCCTCACCGTCGACGGCACCACCGTCACCCGCTGGCGGCACCGGGCGCCGCGCGAACTGCGCACCGCCGTCGGCGTGGTGTTCCAGCAGCCCCGCCTCGCCGCCGACCCCCGGCTGCGGCTGCGCGACCTGGTCGCCGAACCGCTGCGGGCCACCGGCCGCCGCCGCGAGGTCCGCACCCGGGTGCCAGAACTCGCCGAGCGCGTCGGCCTCGGCGCCGACCTGCTGGACCGCCGGCCGCACGAGGTGAGCGACGGGCAGCTGCAACGCGCCTGCCTGGCACGCGCCTTGGTGCTGAGCCCGCGCTGGCTGGTGTGCGACGAGATGACCGCGATGCTCGACGCCTCCACCGCCGCCGCGCTGGTCGGCGTGGTCGAGGCGTACCGCGCCGACACGGGCGCGGGGCTGCTCGCCGTGGGCCACGATCCGGTGCTGCTGGAGCGCTGGTGCGACCGCACCGTGCACTGGCCCGATCTCACCGGCGGCACGGACACGTCCGACTGA
- a CDS encoding ABC transporter permease — protein MARMTGRRVLLAAPVLLTVTLGVFAAAALSPFDPVKAYAGTAGLTASQETLDQLRDNLGADRPFLTRWWEWLGSALTGDLGTSAVMRRPVADVITERLGWSVLLAGTAFLVAVLLGAVLGVLAARRPGRLLDRAATAAAYTLEAAPAFWLGLLAIWFFAVHLGVLPAGGLTDAGADTVTAGQVARHLVLPALVLAVSQLPWFFLYVRQGVADALAEDPVRGARARGLAERTVLLGHALRAGMLPTLTLVGSRVPEVITGALLVETVFSWPGIAAATVEAATSVDFPLLAALTVLATAAVLAGNLLSDLLYGLADPRVGFDG, from the coding sequence ATGGCCAGGATGACGGGACGGCGGGTCCTGCTCGCCGCCCCCGTCCTGCTCACCGTGACCCTCGGCGTCTTCGCGGCCGCCGCGCTGTCGCCCTTCGACCCCGTCAAGGCGTACGCCGGCACCGCCGGGCTCACCGCCTCCCAGGAGACCCTCGACCAGCTCCGCGACAACCTCGGCGCGGACCGCCCCTTCCTGACCCGCTGGTGGGAATGGCTCGGCTCGGCGCTCACCGGCGACCTCGGCACCTCCGCCGTCATGCGCCGGCCGGTCGCCGACGTGATCACCGAACGCCTCGGCTGGTCCGTCCTGCTGGCCGGCACCGCCTTCCTGGTGGCCGTCCTGCTCGGCGCCGTCCTCGGCGTGCTCGCCGCCCGCCGGCCCGGCCGCCTCCTGGACCGGGCCGCCACCGCCGCCGCGTACACCCTGGAGGCGGCGCCCGCCTTCTGGCTCGGGCTGCTCGCCATCTGGTTCTTCGCCGTCCACCTCGGCGTGCTGCCGGCCGGCGGACTCACCGACGCCGGCGCCGACACCGTGACCGCCGGCCAGGTCGCCCGCCACCTCGTGCTGCCCGCCCTGGTGCTCGCCGTCTCCCAGCTGCCCTGGTTCTTCCTGTACGTCCGCCAGGGCGTGGCCGACGCGCTCGCGGAGGACCCCGTACGCGGCGCCCGGGCCCGCGGCCTCGCCGAACGCACCGTGCTGCTCGGGCACGCCCTGCGCGCCGGCATGCTCCCGACGCTGACCCTGGTCGGCTCCCGCGTCCCCGAAGTCATCACCGGCGCCCTGCTGGTGGAGACCGTCTTCAGCTGGCCCGGCATCGCCGCCGCGACCGTCGAGGCGGCGACCTCGGTCGACTTCCCGCTGCTCGCCGCCCTCACCGTGCTCGCCACGGCGGCCGTCCTCGCCGGCAACCTGCTCTCCGACCTGCTGTACGGGCTCGCCGACCCGAGGGTGGGCTTCGATGGCTGA
- a CDS encoding ABC transporter substrate-binding protein, translating to MTARTARGLAATTLAAALIASAAACSTPGAGGPAGAAAADSVVVGIATEPESLSPLLGYGKDGNSKIFDGLLTHDASMRLRPALAVALPEVSRDGLTYTYRLRQGVRFSDGTPFTAADVVFTYRTILDAKTNNAAKTELDAVESVTRQGADRVVFTLKYPYAPFAERTVLPIAPEHIAGRQDVNSGEFTTRPVGTGPYVLTAWSKGEKLSFRANPDYWGGAPAVKKFTMAVIKDDDVRATRLRAGELDGAVLPPNLAKGFAHDKGRTTLAATSFDYRNVTLPTLHEVAGDPAVRRALDLAVDRTAMVDKLLDGAGKPAYGPVPTDSPWFTKGTERAHDLGRARRILDAAGWRPGADGIRVKDGVRAAFPLWYTSGDKLRQEHALAYASDAKKAGIEITTEAGTWEVIEPRMKTEAVLAGGGSPADPDFDQYLLLKSTLGGDGFNNMARYDNPAVDKALDEGRRSGDRTVRKAAYDTVQRELVKNPGYTFLTHIDHLYVVGNRWKNLTTQVEPHDHGLGSGPWWNVEKWQPAT from the coding sequence ATGACGGCCCGAACGGCACGGGGACTGGCCGCGACCACGCTGGCCGCCGCACTCATCGCGAGCGCGGCGGCCTGCTCGACCCCTGGAGCGGGCGGCCCCGCGGGCGCCGCGGCCGCGGACTCCGTGGTCGTCGGGATCGCGACCGAGCCGGAGAGCCTCAGCCCGCTCCTCGGGTACGGCAAGGACGGCAACTCCAAGATCTTCGACGGCCTCCTCACCCACGACGCGTCGATGCGGCTGCGCCCGGCGCTCGCCGTGGCCCTGCCCGAGGTCTCCCGCGACGGGCTCACCTACACGTACCGGCTGCGCCAGGGCGTCCGGTTCAGCGACGGCACGCCCTTCACCGCCGCCGACGTCGTCTTCACGTACCGCACGATCCTCGACGCGAAGACGAACAACGCCGCCAAGACCGAGCTCGACGCCGTCGAGTCGGTCACCCGGCAGGGCGCCGACCGCGTGGTCTTCACCCTCAAGTACCCGTACGCGCCCTTCGCCGAGCGGACCGTACTGCCCATCGCGCCCGAGCACATCGCGGGCCGCCAGGACGTCAACAGCGGCGAGTTCACCACCCGGCCCGTCGGCACCGGCCCGTACGTCCTCACCGCCTGGTCCAAGGGCGAGAAGCTCAGCTTCCGCGCCAACCCCGACTACTGGGGCGGCGCGCCCGCGGTCAAGAAGTTCACGATGGCCGTCATCAAGGACGACGACGTGCGCGCCACCCGGCTGCGCGCCGGCGAGCTCGACGGGGCCGTCCTGCCGCCCAACCTCGCCAAGGGCTTCGCCCACGACAAGGGCCGCACCACCCTCGCCGCCACCTCCTTCGACTACCGCAACGTCACCCTCCCCACCCTGCACGAGGTGGCCGGCGACCCGGCCGTCCGCCGGGCGCTCGACCTCGCCGTCGACCGCACCGCCATGGTCGACAAGCTCCTCGACGGCGCCGGCAAGCCCGCCTACGGCCCGGTCCCCACCGACAGCCCCTGGTTCACGAAGGGCACCGAGCGCGCCCACGACCTCGGCCGGGCCCGCCGGATCCTCGACGCGGCCGGCTGGCGGCCGGGCGCCGACGGCATCCGCGTCAAGGACGGCGTCCGCGCCGCCTTCCCGCTCTGGTACACCTCCGGCGACAAGCTCCGCCAGGAGCACGCCCTCGCCTACGCCTCCGACGCCAAGAAGGCCGGCATCGAGATAACGACCGAGGCCGGCACCTGGGAGGTCATCGAGCCGCGGATGAAGACCGAGGCGGTCCTCGCCGGCGGCGGCTCGCCCGCCGACCCCGACTTCGACCAGTACCTGCTCCTCAAGTCCACCCTCGGCGGCGACGGCTTCAACAACATGGCCCGGTACGACAATCCGGCCGTCGACAAGGCCCTCGACGAAGGCCGCCGCAGCGGCGACCGCACCGTCCGCAAGGCCGCCTACGACACCGTCCAGCGCGAACTGGTGAAGAACCCCGGCTACACCTTCCTCACCCACATCGACCACCTGTACGTGGTCGGCAACCGCTGGAAGAACCTCACCACCCAGGTCGAACCGCACGACCACGGCCTCGGCTCCGGCCCCTGGTGGAACGTGGAGAAGTGGCAGCCCGCCACGTGA